In Ancylobacter pratisalsi, one DNA window encodes the following:
- a CDS encoding methyltransferase encodes MAKLTKAQTKAHKEAEAILTKDRLSDDERAFVFDNWHEGATHNNGTAGAFFTPDGLAGDCAIDAVAGRVIDLCAGIGALASNVVALGSSRSAVREMVCVEINPRYAEIGRKLVPEARWIVADVMDWRNWWKTDLEAEMFDSAISNPPFGKVRRNGNGPRYQGPEFEFHVIDIASQLADRGTFIIPQMSSSFVYSGAQFYDRRKEGRGLDFERLTGLHMECGIGVDTTFYRDCWKDVSPLCEIVTIDFEDARECMSTAAEPAAPSFHIPARPAQQLALF; translated from the coding sequence ATGGCAAAGCTGACCAAGGCCCAGACCAAGGCCCACAAGGAAGCCGAGGCAATCCTGACCAAGGACCGTCTGTCTGATGATGAGCGCGCCTTTGTCTTCGACAACTGGCACGAGGGGGCGACCCACAACAACGGCACGGCGGGCGCATTCTTCACCCCCGACGGGCTCGCTGGGGATTGCGCAATTGATGCCGTCGCCGGCCGTGTCATCGACCTGTGCGCCGGTATCGGCGCTCTCGCTTCCAACGTGGTCGCGCTGGGTTCCTCCCGGTCTGCTGTCCGGGAAATGGTGTGCGTGGAGATCAATCCGCGTTACGCCGAGATTGGCCGCAAGCTGGTGCCGGAGGCCCGCTGGATCGTTGCCGACGTGATGGACTGGCGCAACTGGTGGAAGACCGACCTTGAAGCCGAGATGTTCGATAGCGCCATATCGAACCCGCCTTTCGGCAAGGTGCGCCGGAACGGTAACGGCCCGCGCTATCAGGGGCCGGAATTTGAGTTTCACGTCATCGACATTGCGAGCCAGCTCGCCGATCGCGGCACGTTCATCATCCCGCAGATGTCTTCCAGCTTCGTCTATTCCGGCGCGCAGTTCTACGACCGCAGGAAGGAAGGGCGCGGCCTCGATTTCGAGCGGTTGACCGGCCTGCACATGGAATGCGGAATCGGCGTCGACACCACCTTTTACCGCGACTGCTGGAAGGACGTTTCCCCCCTCTGTGAAATCGTCACCATCGACTTCGAGGACGCACGGGAGTGCATGAGCACGGCGGCCGAGCCTGCCGCGCCCAGCTTTCACATTCCGGCGCGTCCCGCCCAACAGCTCGCCCTGTTCTGA
- the traG gene encoding Ti-type conjugative transfer system protein TraG: MHNINWKDPTLAWALLPASVLAFCIFVTDTMWPDLAADLSGQPHYWFMRATPLVNFILPPLFGLAVVALLPRHKRMPLALINLLLVVGVGLAYAWREYARLAPYAEQGMSFNELSGYISAFVIGGGVVAFGLAGFGARLSTHVPDRVRRVKGGMIGDADWMDLGKAQKLFPADGEIVLGEAYRVDKDVVAEIDFEAGDRVSWGRGGTAPLLCYRYGNDSGHLLFLAGSGGFKTTANVIPTGLTYREPIVCFDPSTEIAPMLVKARRDMNPGRRVFVLDPTDPTIGFNVLDWIATSSRKEEDIAAVAHMLLAESGKIESSTGSYFQNQAHNLLTGILAYILLSPNFEGEKTLRSLRQLVSRPEPSFIALLREIVEDEAEPDFVRESLGVFTNMTEQTFSGVYSTASKDTQWLSLGNYASLVCGDTFTTADLSRGKIDLFLNLRMDTLKSYPGIGRVIIGALLNAMIQADGSTGRRVLFLVDEASLLGYMKLLEEARDRGRKYGISLMLFYQSVGQIEGHFGRAGAQAWFESAALTSYAAVGTHETAKRLSDLCGEMTIEVGSSSRQAGLLASSTRATESINHQRRALILPHEILQDMRRDDQIIIKAGQRPLRCGRAIYFRRPDMVARTEANRFAPKGGK, translated from the coding sequence ATGCACAACATCAACTGGAAAGACCCCACGCTCGCGTGGGCGCTCCTACCTGCGTCGGTGCTCGCCTTCTGCATCTTCGTGACGGACACCATGTGGCCCGATCTGGCCGCCGATCTCTCCGGCCAGCCGCACTATTGGTTCATGCGCGCCACGCCGCTGGTGAACTTCATACTGCCGCCGCTGTTCGGCCTCGCGGTCGTGGCGCTGCTGCCCCGCCACAAGCGCATGCCGCTCGCGCTCATCAACCTGCTGCTCGTCGTCGGCGTCGGGCTCGCCTATGCCTGGCGCGAATATGCGCGCCTCGCGCCCTATGCCGAACAGGGCATGAGCTTCAACGAGCTGAGCGGCTACATCAGCGCCTTTGTGATCGGCGGCGGTGTCGTCGCCTTCGGGCTCGCCGGATTCGGCGCGCGGCTCTCCACGCATGTGCCCGATAGGGTCAGGCGCGTGAAGGGCGGCATGATCGGTGATGCCGACTGGATGGATCTCGGTAAGGCGCAAAAGCTCTTTCCGGCCGATGGCGAGATTGTCCTTGGAGAGGCATATCGCGTCGACAAGGATGTGGTCGCGGAGATTGATTTCGAGGCGGGCGACCGGGTCAGTTGGGGCCGGGGCGGCACCGCGCCTCTGCTCTGCTACCGCTATGGCAACGACTCGGGCCACCTGCTGTTTCTCGCCGGATCGGGCGGCTTCAAGACAACGGCAAACGTCATCCCGACCGGCCTGACCTATCGCGAACCGATCGTCTGCTTCGACCCGTCGACCGAGATTGCGCCCATGCTCGTGAAGGCGCGTCGCGACATGAACCCAGGTCGCCGCGTGTTCGTCCTGGACCCGACCGATCCGACCATCGGGTTCAATGTTCTCGACTGGATCGCGACGTCGTCGCGCAAGGAAGAGGACATTGCGGCGGTCGCGCACATGCTGCTCGCGGAGAGTGGAAAGATCGAAAGCTCGACCGGCAGCTATTTCCAGAACCAGGCACACAATCTGCTCACGGGCATCCTCGCCTATATCCTGCTCTCGCCGAATTTCGAGGGCGAGAAAACGCTGCGGAGCCTGCGCCAGCTCGTCAGTCGGCCGGAGCCGTCATTCATCGCTCTCCTGCGTGAAATCGTCGAGGATGAAGCCGAGCCGGATTTCGTTCGGGAGTCGCTGGGCGTTTTCACAAACATGACCGAACAGACCTTCTCGGGCGTCTATTCGACGGCCTCGAAGGACACGCAATGGCTCTCTCTCGGCAATTACGCTTCCCTCGTATGTGGCGATACCTTCACGACCGCCGACCTGTCGCGTGGCAAGATTGACCTGTTTCTCAATCTGCGTATGGACACGCTGAAGAGCTATCCGGGGATTGGCCGGGTCATCATCGGCGCGCTGCTCAATGCGATGATCCAGGCGGACGGCAGCACGGGGCGCCGCGTGCTGTTCCTGGTCGATGAAGCCTCACTGCTCGGCTACATGAAGCTGCTGGAGGAGGCACGTGATCGAGGCCGTAAATACGGCATCAGCCTCATGCTGTTCTATCAGTCGGTCGGACAGATAGAGGGGCATTTCGGCCGCGCCGGCGCGCAAGCCTGGTTCGAGAGCGCGGCGCTCACCTCCTATGCCGCTGTCGGAACGCACGAGACGGCAAAGCGCCTTTCCGACCTGTGCGGCGAGATGACGATCGAGGTTGGATCGAGTTCGCGGCAGGCGGGGCTGCTCGCCAGTTCCACCCGCGCGACTGAGAGCATCAACCATCAGCGCCGCGCGCTGATCCTGCCGCATGAAATCCTGCAGGACATGCGCCGCGACGATCAGATCATCATCAAGGCCGGGCAGCGGCCGCTGCGCTGCGGGCGCGCCATCTATTTCCGGCGCCCGGACATGGTGGCGCGCACCGAGGCCAATCGCTTTGCTCCGAAGGGAGGAAAGTGA
- a CDS encoding DUF982 domain-containing protein, whose protein sequence is MIPIKPVHIWESEATRRTLADVEGAANFLLIKWPGGMMDTPAHRAAQVAALDVLGGNAAPEAFRRALIAAADEAGILAADTLRSDVPARLGKGARRPRRVSED, encoded by the coding sequence ATGATCCCGATCAAGCCCGTTCATATCTGGGAAAGTGAGGCCACGAGGCGCACCCTCGCCGACGTGGAAGGCGCGGCCAATTTCCTGTTGATCAAATGGCCGGGCGGAATGATGGACACGCCTGCGCACCGCGCCGCGCAGGTGGCTGCGCTCGATGTGTTGGGCGGCAACGCTGCCCCCGAAGCGTTCCGCCGGGCCTTGATTGCCGCCGCCGATGAGGCGGGCATCCTCGCTGCCGACACCCTGCGGAGTGACGTCCCGGCTCGGTTAGGGAAAGGCGCTCGGCGCCCGCGTCGTGTCAGTGAAGATTGA
- a CDS encoding TraC family protein, with amino-acid sequence MTSIVDIDAQIQELHRKRRELQAKQAERLGRLALAAGLGEFEQTDEELKAAFAEVAARFRPRLAPANSGIEAPSPAKAADHAGTQ; translated from the coding sequence ATGACCAGCATTGTCGATATCGATGCTCAGATTCAGGAGCTGCACCGCAAGCGCAGGGAACTCCAGGCCAAGCAGGCGGAACGCCTCGGCCGGCTCGCGCTGGCGGCGGGGCTGGGCGAGTTTGAACAGACCGACGAGGAGCTGAAGGCCGCCTTCGCTGAGGTAGCCGCGCGATTTCGCCCTCGGCTGGCGCCTGCGAATTCAGGGATTGAAGCACCGTCGCCGGCAAAGGCCGCTGACCACGCTGGCACTCAATGA
- a CDS encoding theronine dehydrogenase, which produces MTELARYSLEWRRRDIPCPGPTILAEMTVPRGARCPAEIEQMWKPGQGYAICWGLVSQKPIRRWSREAKARARRRNLQRRLEAKFPLFAQIFVAAELERRPAYYDADDPA; this is translated from the coding sequence ATGACCGAGCTTGCTCGCTACTCCCTCGAATGGCGCCGGCGGGATATCCCCTGTCCGGGTCCGACGATTCTGGCCGAAATGACCGTGCCGCGCGGCGCGCGCTGTCCGGCCGAGATAGAGCAGATGTGGAAGCCGGGGCAGGGCTATGCCATATGCTGGGGGCTGGTTTCACAGAAGCCCATTCGCCGATGGAGCCGAGAGGCCAAGGCGCGCGCCCGCCGGCGGAACCTGCAACGCCGGTTAGAGGCCAAATTCCCCCTTTTTGCGCAGATATTCGTCGCCGCCGAGCTTGAGCGCCGGCCGGCCTACTACGACGCCGACGATCCCGCGTAG
- a CDS encoding single-stranded DNA-binding protein, translating to MFSLNRAEIIGNLGADPEIRTFQNGGRVATFRVATNNSYKDREGNWKDVAQWHTVVVFDDHLIKRIDKRLQKGTKVHVTGAMETREYDKDGQTHKVTEIVLRPFGNGDIILLDAWIAES from the coding sequence ATGTTCTCTCTCAACCGCGCTGAAATCATCGGAAACCTTGGCGCTGATCCCGAAATCCGCACCTTCCAGAATGGTGGCCGGGTTGCCACCTTCCGCGTGGCGACAAACAACTCCTACAAGGACCGGGAGGGCAATTGGAAGGATGTTGCGCAGTGGCACACCGTCGTCGTCTTCGATGACCACCTCATCAAGCGGATCGACAAGCGCCTGCAGAAGGGGACCAAGGTTCATGTCACCGGCGCCATGGAAACCCGCGAATATGACAAGGACGGCCAGACCCACAAGGTGACGGAAATCGTTCTGCGCCCCTTCGGCAATGGCGACATCATTCTGCTCGATGCGTGGATCGCCGAAAGCTGA
- the traA gene encoding Ti-type conjugative transfer relaxase TraA, with protein sequence MAIGYARFTFVGSRSGGSAVAAAAYRHRAAMTDRRLNKPVSFTHKARDLDHEEISLPPDAPEWMRALVEGRSIAKASEELWNAAQGAEVRADAQLARELLLALPVELSLDQNIALVREFVETHLTSKGIVADWVIHGTKDNPHVHLMHTIRPLTPEGFGPKVSPVLGEDGKPLRVATTARPEGQIVYQPFVGERSVDRTWKLGWAETANRHLALAGHDIQIDMRSYVERGLDIKPQRHLGTTLAAMVREGKATHFAPAREAERQQTADRLAADPSQLITLISDQQSTFTEQDIARALHRHVDDIAVFQNIKAAVLQSPELCLLRPAVPADKSIGRKAEPAIYTTREMMKVEHGMAEAADRLAAVRRFGVSEKVVMKAVRAVETKDASRPFRFDEEQVEAVRHVTGNSAIAAVVGYAGAGKSTLLEAARVAWTDEGRRVFGAALSGKAAEGLEESSGIASRTLASWELAWKNGNAPLQKGDVFVIDEAGMVSSRQLARFVTAVEEAGAKLVLVGDAQQLQPIQAGAAFRAIIDRIGAKHLVGVRRQREDWMQEASRNFASGNAEKFGQALAAYNEHGAVRQADTQDTARAALVADWTQRRAEVKTQKEAKGETLRGDELIVLAHTNANVRALNESLRGVLQQAGELSEARSFTTQTGTREFAAGDRMLFLENASFTEPTAPQLERQSVKNGMLGTVVATADEAGNPRLTVSLDAGREVTFTTDTYRNIDHGYATTIHKSQGATVDHAFVLASSMMDQHLTYVAMSRHRHSVTMYAAQDEFSNPRAGRLVAHGPAPYEHEPSNKMSYFVTLENDKGVRNTVWGVDLERALQASGAEPGTKIELQHLGSQPVTLPDGTLTHRNEWQVRDAASVTFEQIEKQLSRSGAKTTTLDFENEPLYRDHANAFLERRGFEVLRDIGPALAAVVEKQAARLAQHREALADLWSRAEHAFQRIGIGRAAETVPVVATDIHKTAAVVAEDRIGPERPALIAGAREHAGPLIEAARARFLQSAEARDNDAELTARLARIYRNPEGARQAITGAALRLQGDTARLSEQVVQRPQSFGGLRGSSRLIDGRTARSQREEAMLAVPEVATLARMQAIAWRNTEARHVAAEERRREAMGVAIPALTQRAVQQLDTLRSLRQQGGEDAWRKGVDMLRQDAGLMSEIRAVNNALNARYGFAAFTDKADELAARTIEERTPAEGRKALAEEAPRLSEVRAVSTALQLAERREQARVAKVDQVPAAPAVIATPAIPAPTEKPAPMFAAVTSFSESVEQVATRRALARPHVEKDLAELAAEARKVWTDPTRAVATIRARIEAGTGAQLRQEISQTPEAFGELRGSGRMLDRFSAAGAERKAALDAVAHVGAVAFALQSNLANYRAQEVKAETENRSRMAIEVPGFTPAAQSAIEQVRGATDSKARQQVVAGMSLEVRAEIAQVDKALRARFGNYTGAKDHELAHRVPTEQQGRLAASRAAMSATNATITAGHNLQHEQERLQRGQTRGITPSM encoded by the coding sequence ATGGCGATCGGGTACGCACGGTTCACATTCGTAGGTAGTCGAAGCGGCGGAAGCGCCGTTGCGGCCGCCGCGTATCGTCATCGTGCCGCCATGACGGACAGGCGCCTGAATAAGCCGGTGTCCTTCACGCATAAGGCCCGCGACCTCGATCATGAAGAGATCAGCCTGCCGCCCGATGCGCCGGAATGGATGAGGGCGCTTGTCGAGGGTCGCTCGATCGCGAAGGCGAGCGAAGAGTTATGGAACGCGGCCCAGGGCGCGGAAGTACGCGCCGATGCTCAGCTCGCCCGAGAGCTTTTGCTGGCGCTCCCGGTGGAGCTGTCACTCGACCAGAACATCGCCCTAGTGCGCGAGTTCGTCGAGACGCATCTGACGTCCAAGGGCATTGTCGCGGATTGGGTGATCCACGGCACGAAGGACAACCCGCATGTGCATCTGATGCACACGATCCGGCCTCTGACGCCTGAGGGGTTCGGCCCGAAGGTCAGTCCTGTTCTTGGCGAGGACGGCAAGCCGTTGCGCGTGGCGACGACGGCTCGACCCGAGGGGCAGATCGTCTATCAGCCGTTCGTGGGGGAGCGTTCGGTCGACCGGACGTGGAAACTCGGATGGGCCGAGACGGCGAACCGCCATCTGGCGCTTGCCGGTCACGACATCCAGATCGACATGCGCTCCTATGTGGAACGCGGGCTCGACATCAAGCCGCAGCGCCATCTTGGAACGACCTTGGCGGCCATGGTGCGCGAGGGCAAAGCGACGCACTTCGCGCCGGCGCGCGAGGCTGAACGTCAGCAGACGGCCGACCGTCTTGCGGCCGATCCGTCCCAGCTGATCACGCTGATAAGCGACCAGCAGTCGACGTTCACAGAGCAGGATATCGCTCGCGCGCTGCATCGCCATGTCGACGACATCGCGGTGTTCCAGAACATCAAGGCCGCCGTTCTGCAAAGCCCCGAGCTGTGCCTGTTGCGTCCGGCCGTGCCGGCGGACAAGTCGATTGGCCGCAAGGCCGAGCCCGCCATTTACACCACGCGCGAGATGATGAAGGTGGAGCACGGCATGGCGGAAGCCGCCGACCGGCTCGCCGCTGTTCGCCGCTTCGGCGTCAGCGAGAAGGTGGTGATGAAGGCCGTTCGCGCCGTCGAGACGAAAGACGCTTCGCGTCCGTTCCGTTTCGACGAGGAACAGGTTGAGGCCGTCCGCCACGTCACCGGAAACAGCGCGATTGCCGCCGTCGTCGGCTATGCCGGCGCGGGTAAATCTACCTTGCTGGAAGCGGCCCGTGTGGCGTGGACGGATGAGGGGCGCCGGGTGTTCGGCGCGGCCCTGTCCGGCAAGGCGGCGGAAGGTCTTGAGGAAAGCTCCGGCATCGCCTCGCGCACTCTCGCGTCGTGGGAACTTGCGTGGAAGAACGGCAACGCGCCGCTGCAGAAGGGCGACGTTTTCGTCATCGACGAGGCCGGCATGGTGTCGTCGCGCCAGCTCGCGCGGTTCGTCACCGCCGTGGAAGAGGCCGGCGCGAAACTGGTGCTTGTGGGCGATGCCCAGCAGCTCCAACCGATCCAGGCCGGCGCGGCGTTCCGCGCCATCATTGACCGTATTGGGGCCAAGCACCTTGTCGGCGTGCGCCGTCAGCGCGAGGACTGGATGCAGGAGGCGTCGCGCAACTTCGCCAGCGGCAATGCCGAGAAGTTCGGCCAGGCGCTTGCCGCCTATAACGAGCACGGCGCCGTACGGCAGGCGGACACTCAGGACACGGCGCGGGCCGCGCTGGTGGCGGACTGGACGCAGCGGCGGGCCGAGGTGAAGACGCAGAAGGAAGCCAAGGGCGAGACGCTACGCGGCGACGAGCTGATCGTGCTGGCGCACACCAATGCCAATGTTCGCGCACTCAATGAAAGCCTGCGCGGCGTGCTTCAGCAGGCCGGCGAACTGTCCGAGGCGCGCAGCTTCACCACGCAGACGGGCACCCGCGAGTTCGCCGCCGGCGACCGCATGCTGTTCCTGGAGAATGCGAGCTTCACAGAGCCGACCGCGCCGCAGCTGGAGCGCCAGAGCGTCAAGAACGGTATGCTCGGAACGGTCGTTGCGACCGCGGACGAGGCGGGCAATCCGCGCCTGACCGTGAGCCTCGATGCCGGCCGCGAGGTGACGTTCACAACCGACACCTATCGCAACATCGACCATGGCTATGCGACCACGATTCACAAATCGCAGGGCGCGACCGTCGATCATGCCTTCGTGCTGGCGTCGTCGATGATGGACCAGCATCTGACCTATGTGGCGATGAGCCGTCATCGCCATAGCGTCACGATGTATGCGGCACAGGACGAGTTCTCCAACCCGCGCGCCGGCCGTCTGGTCGCGCACGGGCCGGCGCCCTATGAGCACGAACCGTCGAACAAGATGAGCTACTTCGTGACGCTGGAGAACGACAAGGGCGTGCGCAACACGGTGTGGGGTGTCGACCTTGAGCGCGCCTTGCAGGCGAGCGGTGCCGAGCCCGGTACGAAGATCGAGCTTCAGCATCTGGGCTCCCAGCCCGTCACCCTGCCCGATGGCACGCTCACACATCGCAATGAGTGGCAGGTACGCGATGCGGCCAGCGTGACCTTCGAGCAGATCGAAAAGCAGCTCTCGCGTTCCGGCGCCAAGACGACGACGCTCGATTTTGAGAATGAGCCGCTGTACCGCGATCATGCGAACGCCTTCCTGGAGCGTCGCGGCTTCGAGGTGTTGCGCGACATCGGGCCGGCGCTCGCGGCCGTTGTCGAGAAGCAGGCGGCGCGGCTTGCCCAGCATCGCGAAGCGCTCGCGGATTTGTGGAGCCGTGCCGAGCACGCATTCCAGCGGATCGGTATCGGCCGTGCGGCCGAAACGGTCCCGGTAGTCGCGACCGACATTCACAAGACGGCCGCGGTTGTCGCCGAGGATCGGATCGGGCCGGAGCGCCCCGCCCTCATTGCGGGTGCGAGGGAGCACGCCGGGCCGCTGATTGAGGCGGCCCGGGCGCGCTTCCTGCAGAGTGCCGAGGCGCGCGACAATGACGCCGAACTGACGGCCCGGCTGGCGCGGATCTACCGCAATCCCGAGGGCGCGCGGCAGGCGATCACGGGTGCGGCGCTGCGCCTGCAGGGTGACACGGCGCGGCTGTCCGAACAGGTTGTTCAGCGCCCGCAGAGCTTCGGCGGTTTGCGCGGATCGAGCCGCCTCATTGACGGCCGCACTGCCCGTTCGCAGCGTGAGGAAGCCATGCTTGCGGTCCCCGAGGTGGCGACGCTCGCGCGCATGCAGGCCATTGCCTGGCGCAACACCGAGGCCCGGCATGTCGCGGCCGAAGAGCGCCGGCGTGAGGCGATGGGTGTCGCCATTCCGGCGCTTACACAGAGGGCGGTGCAGCAGCTCGACACGCTGCGCTCGCTGCGCCAGCAGGGCGGCGAGGATGCGTGGCGCAAGGGCGTGGACATGCTGCGCCAGGATGCCGGCCTCATGTCGGAAATCCGCGCCGTGAACAACGCGCTTAATGCCCGTTACGGGTTTGCCGCGTTCACAGACAAGGCTGACGAGCTGGCCGCGCGCACGATCGAGGAACGCACGCCGGCCGAGGGACGAAAGGCGCTTGCCGAGGAAGCGCCGCGCCTGTCCGAGGTGCGCGCGGTATCGACCGCGCTGCAACTGGCCGAGAGGCGCGAGCAGGCTCGGGTGGCGAAGGTCGACCAGGTGCCGGCGGCGCCGGCGGTCATTGCCACCCCGGCCATTCCGGCGCCGACCGAGAAGCCCGCGCCCATGTTCGCCGCTGTCACCAGCTTCAGCGAGAGCGTCGAGCAGGTCGCCACGCGGCGCGCCTTGGCGCGGCCGCATGTCGAAAAGGATCTTGCCGAACTCGCGGCCGAGGCCCGTAAGGTCTGGACCGATCCGACCCGCGCCGTCGCGACGATCCGCGCGCGTATCGAGGCCGGGACGGGCGCGCAGCTTCGCCAAGAAATTTCCCAGACCCCGGAAGCCTTCGGCGAGCTTCGTGGCTCGGGGCGCATGCTGGACCGCTTCAGCGCCGCCGGCGCCGAGCGCAAAGCCGCGCTCGATGCCGTCGCCCATGTCGGCGCCGTCGCGTTTGCTCTGCAGAGCAATCTCGCGAACTATCGCGCCCAGGAGGTCAAGGCCGAGACCGAGAACCGTTCCCGCATGGCGATCGAGGTGCCGGGCTTCACGCCGGCCGCACAGAGCGCCATCGAGCAGGTCCGGGGCGCGACAGACTCCAAGGCACGCCAGCAGGTCGTCGCCGGCATGAGCCTTGAGGTTCGGGCCGAGATCGCACAGGTGGACAAGGCGCTACGTGCCCGCTTCGGCAACTACACCGGCGCCAAGGATCACGAGCTGGCGCACCGCGTCCCCACCGAGCAACAGGGGCGCCTCGCAGCGAGCAGGGCGGCGATGTCTGCCACGAACGCGACGATCACCGCCGGCCATAATCTGCAGCATGAGCAGGAGCGGCTGCAGCGTGGTCAAACACGCGGCATCACGCCCAGCATGTGA
- a CDS encoding conjugal transfer protein TraD, giving the protein MLDERRKDVREKIALGGLVVKAGLRGADRAFILGALVSAARLTPDDPRWREMRALGGAAFGDAAPATDTDEPSVTPSPRLS; this is encoded by the coding sequence ATGCTCGATGAACGCCGCAAGGATGTGCGCGAGAAAATCGCGCTCGGCGGCCTGGTCGTGAAGGCCGGGCTGCGCGGCGCGGATCGCGCTTTCATTCTCGGCGCCCTGGTGAGCGCGGCACGCTTGACGCCGGACGATCCGCGCTGGCGCGAAATGCGAGCACTTGGCGGCGCGGCCTTCGGGGACGCGGCGCCGGCCACTGATACGGACGAACCGTCCGTGACGCCATCACCGCGCCTGAGCTGA
- a CDS encoding BID domain-containing protein, with the protein MIAQSYTIAPTLMAATTLPDLSDAVIQQRAREAPRAQGARVAAEGLSELAYRDRAAIQATLDTIAAADNPAATARDRARSIEADPEAIGALPGRAGTFWRKEDEERREAKGAVVDLAMAVEKYGDALAYERSEIQRAHRAEQARLSTPIPAPSRELAVVLTQPVGKAVEVLQKDRTLADELVKIVEAGRRRLSADDLREPGRVPDTYRHAAMLRDMHQQHARQQTLGREIGPVLTR; encoded by the coding sequence ATGATCGCGCAGTCCTACACGATCGCCCCGACGCTGATGGCGGCTACGACGCTGCCGGACCTTTCCGACGCCGTGATCCAGCAACGCGCACGAGAAGCGCCCAGGGCACAGGGCGCGCGCGTCGCTGCTGAAGGTCTCAGCGAACTCGCCTATCGGGACAGGGCGGCAATACAGGCGACGCTCGACACCATCGCGGCGGCTGACAACCCGGCCGCCACGGCTCGCGACCGCGCCAGGTCTATCGAGGCCGATCCCGAAGCTATCGGCGCCCTTCCCGGCCGCGCCGGCACCTTCTGGCGGAAAGAGGACGAGGAGCGGCGCGAGGCCAAAGGCGCCGTGGTCGACCTCGCTATGGCCGTCGAAAAGTACGGCGACGCCCTCGCCTATGAGCGTTCCGAAATCCAGCGCGCGCACCGCGCCGAACAAGCCCGGCTTTCGACACCGATTCCAGCGCCCTCGCGCGAGCTGGCGGTTGTGCTCACCCAGCCAGTCGGCAAGGCGGTCGAAGTCCTGCAGAAGGATCGGACGCTCGCTGACGAGCTGGTGAAGATCGTCGAGGCGGGCCGCCGGCGCCTCAGCGCGGACGATCTACGCGAGCCCGGGCGCGTGCCCGATACCTACCGTCATGCGGCCATGCTGCGCGACATGCACCAACAGCATGCCCGCCAGCAGACGCTCGGCCGTGAGATAGGGCCGGTTCTCACGCGGTAG